CCCGCCCGCGGCCGCTCCCGTCCCCCTGACCCCCGTTTCCGGCCCGCGCGCCGCCCCCGTCCCTCCCCCGCCCGCGGGGGGGAGGGGCCGCGTCAAGGCCAGCCCCCTGGCCCGCGCCATCGCCGCGCGCGAGAACATCCCCCTCGCCGCCGTGTCCGGCAGCGGTCCCGGTGGCCGCATCGTTAAGCGTGACATCGAGAGCTACGCGGCGGCCGGCCCCGCGCCCGCCGCCCTCGCCGCCGCGGGGCCCGGTCCGAGCGTGGTGCCGTTCCCCTCCGTAGCCCCCGGCCAGGAGATCCCGCTCTCGAACATGCGGAAGACCATCGCCAAGCGGCTCTCGGAGAGCAAGTTCACGGCCCCGCATTTCTACGTGACGGTGGACGTCGACATGGGGGCGGCGGTGGCCTTGCGTGATCAGCTCCTGAAGGGTGAGAACACCAAGATCTCGTTCAACGACCTCGTGATCAAGGCCTGCGCCAAGGCTCTCCCTCGTTTCCCGCTCGTCAACGCCTCTTTCATGGGGGATCGCATCGCCACCCACGCTGAAGTGCACGTGGGGGTGGCGGTCTCCATCCCGGACGGCCTCATTACTCCCGTGGTCCGGAACGCAGATCGCAAGTCGCTGCTGAAGATCTCGCAGGAGGTGAGGGACTTGGCGGGGCGGGCCCGCGAAAGGAAGCTCCGGCCCGAGGAGTTCACGGGCTCCACCTTCACCATCTCCAACCTCGGCATGTTCGACGTGAGCGAGTTCACCGCCATCATCAACCCCCCGGAGAGTGCCATCCTGGCCGTGGGGGCGGTGCAGAAGGTACCGGTGGTCGCGGAGGACGCCGTCCGCGTCGGGCACCGGATGAAGGTCACGCTCAGTTCCGACCACCGGGTGGTGGACGGGGCGCTGGCCGCCCAGTTCCTGGCCGAGGTTCGGCGGCTGCTGGAGAATCCGATCAGCCTGTTTGTCTGAGCGCGCCCAGGGCGCTCGCGGGTCCCCCCGCGCCTAGCTCGCCGATTTTCGGGCCGCGTAGTCCCGCATTACCGCCTCGATCCACTTCTGGTTCGCCGGCGACAAGTTGCGGAAGCTGACCCCGAAGCCCGGGGGGAGGCTGTGCACGGGATGCTGCTGGCGGGGGTTGGTCCAGGCCACGACCCCTTCGACCGCCACCTCGTTCTCGCTCTCGGGAAGGCGGAAGCGGCAGACCAGGCGCTGGCCGAGGCGGGGCAGCTCGTCCATGGCCACATAGCATCCGAGGACATTGATGTTGATCAGGAACGCGCTCGCGGAGCGTGTATCCTCGAACTCCGCCGCGCATCGCCGCACGAAGGGGACGCGTGGAAGGCCGCTGCTCCGCCTCTCCCCGGGTTCGTCCGCTGCCGCCACACCCCCCCTTCCCCGCGACCGGAGGCCGTCCCCCGACGCCAGGCCGATTGTACCGCTACATCAGGACCAGGCGGTCGTTGCCGGCGCGGCGCGTGACCCTCTCCCGGTCCAGGTACTCGAGGAGCGGGATCACGAACTTGCGCGAGAGCCCGGTCAGCTCTTTGAAGCCACCCACGTCGAGCCGCGAACCCGGGGGCCAACGCTTTCGCACCTCGGTCTTGAGCGACTCCAGGTGGTCACGATGGACGAGCCCGCCCTCCCCCACCCGCTCGAGGAGGTGCTCGCCGAGGAGCACCCGGGACACCCGCTCGAGCAGACGCGGGTCCTTGCCGGTGCGGGAGGCCAGCGCACGCACCTCAAGGCCGGCCAGGCCCGCGCCCAGGGCCGCCTCCAAGAGGGTGGCCCGCCCCTCCTCCTCCCCGGGGGAGAGGGTCACCGTGTGCCGGGCCAAGGCGACCGCATCGGGTAGGAGCCGCACCGCGCCCCCCGCCGCTAGCGACGCCAGGACCCGCTCGAAGGCGGCAGCCGGGGACCGCATGAAGAGGCGCCGGCGCAGTTCCTCGCGGGCCATGGCCGCCTTCAGGGGGTTCTCCCGATGGAAAGCATCGAGAAGGTCGAGGGTGGCCCGCGACAGGGTCTCCATCGCCGCCCGGGACAGGAATGAGATCGGGTCCTGGCCGAGGGCGATCACGTCTTCCCGACCGGAAAGCTCCGCCCCGAGCGCGCCCGCGGCCACGGTGAGCCGCGCGGCCAGGGTGGGGGCGTCGATGCCGGCGGTGTCCGCCTCCCCGATCATGCGCACCGCCGCCTCCGAGGGGCTGCCCGCGGCAGCCAGCCGCTCCAGGGGGGCGACTCCCCCGCGCCGACGGGCGGGGGGGAGGGAGTCAAGAACCTGGGCCCCGCCGATGGTGACTGCCGGCGAGTAGGACCGGATGATGAGCCGATCCCCGCGGCCGGCCGCCACCGGTCGCTCCAATCGCAGCTGAACGAGGGCGGTGCGCCCGGGCTCCGCCCGCCCCCCCCCGAGCACGCGGACGCGGCCCAGCGCTTCCGCGCTCGCCACGTGGACCCGCACCCGCGACTGGTCGGCGAGAGCCTTCTCCCCCGGAAGGAGCGTCAACTCCGCGTCCAGCATGCGCGTCGGGCGCAGGGTGCCCGGGCGGGTGAGAACATCCCCCCGCGCAAGGTCCTCCACCTCCAGGCCGGCCAGGTTCACGGCCGTGCGGTTTCCGGCCGCCGCCGTTTCCACGCCCTCGCCATGGATCTGCAGGCCGCGCACGCGGGCCCGCCGCCCGGAGGGCAGGATCTCCACCTCCTCCCCCACGTTGAGGGTCCCCGAGACGAGGGTGCCCGTGACCACGGTCCCGAAGCCGCGGAGGGTGAAGACGCGGTCCACGGGCAGTCGGAGCAGGCCCCCCGCCACGCGGGGGGGCGACTCGCGGGCCAGCTCCAGCAGGGCCCCCCGCAACCCCTCGAGGCCGACCCCGGTGCGGGCGGACACGCGGACGATGGGACGGCCGTCCAGGAAGGACCCGGCCAGGAGCTCGCGCACCTCCATCTCGGCCAGGGCCTGGCTATCGGCGTCGGCCAGGTCGCATTTGGTCAGGGCCACCAGCCCGCGGGGGACACCGAGCAGCCGGCAGATGTGGAAGTGCTCCCGGGTCTGGGGCATGACCGATTCGTCGGCCGCCACCACCAGCAGCACGGCGTCGATGCCGTGGGCCCCGGCCAGCATGTTGCGCACGAACCGCTCGTGGCCGGGGACGTCGATGAAGGAGGCCACCACGTCCTCGGCCAGGGCCAGATGGGCGAAGCCGAGGTCGATGGTGATGCCTCGTTCCTTCTCCTCCTTCAGCCGGTCGGGATCGGTGCCGGTCAGGGCCTGGACGAGCGCGCTTTTGCCGTGGTCGATGTGGCCGGCCGTCCCCACGATGAAGGAGCGCACGAGCTCTCAGGGCAGGCGGGACGGGAGCGGTCGCGCTCCCGCGGCGCCCCTACTCCTCGCGGGTGGTCACGCCAAAGACCGACTCCGCCGTCTTGTGGAGCTTGGCGGCCAGGGCCAGCCGCGCCTCCTTCTCCGTGCGCACGATGAAGGAGTAGTTCTCGCGGGCCACCTTGATCAGGAACAGCAGCTCGTCCCTCGTAAGGCTGAGCACGATCCGGTTCTCGGCCTGGTCGAAGAATCCCTCCACCAGCTTGTCGCGAAGGCGGAGGCGAGCCTGTTGCTCCTCTTCGGTGATGAAGTGGTACTCCTGGCGGGTTACCTTCTGAAGGAAGACCAGCTCTTTGCTGCTGAGGTTTAAGGACACGCTCCGGACTTCGGACATTCAGGTCCTCCCCGCTTGACGGATCCAAAACCGTCGCCCCATTCTAACCAAGTGTCACACTCGCGTCATCCGTACGGCCTTGTCAGCGCCGGGCTCGTCCGCGCCCCCGCCCCCCCCGGGCCTCCGTCGGCCGCCCTCTCCGGACCGCCGTCGGCCGCCCCCCGGCGGACCGCGGCCGCCCGCCCAGCGCGTCCGGGAGCGCAAAATCGAGCTGGCGACGCTCCAAGTCGACCCGGACCAGCTGGACCTCGACCTTGTCGCCCAGGCGGTAGACCTTCCGGGTGTTCTCGCCTTTCAAAGTGTGGGCCTTCTCGTTGAAGAGATAGTAATCATCGATCATGGAGGAGACGTGCACCAGGCCCTGCACGTAGATCTCATCCAGCTCCACGAAGAGACCGAAGGCCTGGACCCCGGTGATGTAGCCGGAGAAGACCTCCCCCAGCTTGTCCGCCATGAAGCGGACCTTCTTCCACTCCGTGAGTTCCCGTTCCGCCTCCGTCGCGCGCCGTTCCATCTCCGAGAGATGGAGGCCCATTTCGGGGAGGGCCTCCCGGAGCTGGGCTTCGCGTGCGGGGTCGCGTCCTTGACGCAGCGCGCGCAGGGAGCGGTGCACGACCAGATCCGGGTAGCGGCGGATGGGGCTCGTGAAGTGCGCGTAGCTCTCGGTGGCGAGGCCGAAGTGGCCGAGGTTCTCCTCGTGGTAGCGGGCCAGCTTCATGGTGCGCAGGAGCAGGTAGGAGACCAGCTTCTCCTCGGGCTTGCCCTCGATCTGGCGCAGGATGAGCTGGAAGTCCTCCGGGCGCACCCCCTCCAGGTTGCCGGGGAGGCGGTAGCCGAGGGAAGCCACCAGTTCGCAGAACTCCTCCACCCGCTGGGGGTCGGGCTGCTCGTGGATCCGGAAAAGGGCCCCCACCCCGGCCCCCGTCAGGCGCTCCGCCACCGCCTCGTTGGCGGCAAGCATGAATTCCTCGATGACCCGCATGCTGTTCAGCCGCTCGCTGGCCACGATTCCCGTCATCTCTCCCGCCGCGTTGAGCACGAGCTTTGGCTCCGGAATATCGAAGTCCAGGGAGCCCCGCTCGTATCGACGGGCGCGCATGAGCTTGGCCAGCTCGTCCATGCCCTCCAGCAGGGGGACCAGGGGCGCGAAGCCCGCCCGGAGCTCGGCCTCCCCGTCCACGATCTTCTGCACCTGCTGGTAGGTCATGCGGGCGGCGCTCCGAATGACGCCGTCGTGGAACTCGGCCTTCCTCACCCGCCCCTTGCCGTCGATCTCCATCACCACCGACTGGGTGAGGCGGTCGGCCCCTTCCACCAGGCTGCAGATGTTGCTGGAGAGGGGGTGGGGCAGCATGGGCACCACCCGGTCGGGAAAGTAGACGGAGGTGCCGCGCAGGTAGGCCTCTTGATCCAGGAGGCTGCCCTCGCGGACGTAGTGGGCCACGTCCGCGATGTGCACGGCCAGCCGCCAGTGCCCATGGGGGAGGCGATCCAGGCTGATGGCGTCGTCATGGTCGCGCGCGGTCTCGGGGTCCACCGTCACGGTGAGCCAGGGCCGGAAGTCGGTGCGGCCGACCACGTCTGCGGGCCCCACCTGGCTGGGCACCCGGGCCGCCTCCGCTTCGACCTCCTCGGGGAAGGCGTCGGGCAGACCGTACTTGGCCATCACTACCTTCAGGTCGACGCCCGGGTCCTGGAGACGGCCCAGCACCTGGAGCACGCGACCGGAGGGGTTACGGGTGGCGGTGGGTGGACGGGTAATCTCCGCCGAGACCATCTCCCCCGCCTTGGCCCCCCCGTTGTCGCCGGGGGGGATGAACAGCTCGTGAAGAATCCGGCGGTCGAAAGGGACGACCCGCCCGCCCGCGCGCCCGTCCTCCTCGTAGCGTCCGACCAAACGCTGCTGAGCCCGCTCGAGCACCCGGATGATGCGACCCTCCGCACCCTTGGCCGTCACCCGCTCCACCCGCGCCACCACGCGGTCGCCGTGCAGGGCCTCTTTCATGTTCAAAGCCGAGACGTAGAGGTCCTTCGGGGCCTCCCTGCGCTTTGCCGTCGCTTCGATCCGACGCACTCCCCCCGCGGGGCCACTGCCCCGGTCCGGCCCGGCCCCGGAGCCTCCGCTCTTCGCGGAGCGCGTCCGGTAGGGGCGGGGAGGAGGGCTCGCCTCGGAGCGCTCCGGGATCACGAAGCCGTAGCCCGCGGGGTTGCAGGTGAGGCGCCCCACGACCAGGTTCATTCGGGAGGGCAAGCCGATTCGGGGGCCACGGATCTGGACCACCTCTCCGTCCGCGATGAGCTGCCGGAGCTGGTCCTTCAGCCCGCGCCGTGCCTCCCCCCGCAGGTCGAGCCGGCGCACCAGCTCTCGCACCGAGACCGGCTTGCCGTCCACGGTGAGCACATGCAGGATCCGGTCCTTGAGCGGCAATGCTTCCCCTCGAGCAGCGCCCGTTTCTGGGCGGGGAGCGGGTCGCGGATCGCGGGGGCTGCGCAAAATAGGACCTCGAGGTGCCACCGCCCGTGGAGCCTTTGCTTCACTCGAGCGCGGAGCGGCTTTAGGGGGAGCGATGAGCGCGTGGGGGGCCGGCCTCCCTACCCCCCGAAAGTGCCTATGGTGCCGGAGGTGGGACTTGAACCCACACTAGCCGAAGCCAACACGGCCCTGAACCGTGCGCGTCTGCCAATTCCGCCACTCCGGCCCACGGGACAAACGCAAAGGTTAGCAGGGACAGGCCCTCCTGGCAACCCCGCCTTTCCCCGCGCTATCATGACGTTATGACGAGCCTCATGGCGCTGGTCCTGGCTCTGGCCGCCCCCGGCCCCCAGCCGGCGGGCGAGGCCCTCATCTCCCTGGACGTCAAGGACGCCTCCGTCCTTGACATCGTCCACCTCCTGACCGAGGTGGGTGGCTTTCAAGCGGTCTTTGACCCCGGCATCTCCTGCAAGCTCACGGTGAAGCTGACGGAGGTGCGCTGGCAGGCGGCGCTCGATGTGTCACTGCGGTCCTGCCGCCTCGGGCGCGAAGAAGAGAACGGTATCCTGCGCATCGCGCCCGTCGAGCGCCTGGGCGAGGAGTCGGCCGCGCGGCGCCGTTTGGAGGAGGAGCAGCGGCTGAGCGCCCCCCACACCGTGGCCCGCTTCCGCCTCTCCTACGCGCGGGCCCAGGAGATCGCGCCCCTCCTGAAGCGCTTCCTGTCCGTCCGGGGGGACGTCGTCTATGACGCCCGGACCAATACCCTCATCATCGTCGACTGAGGGGGCGACCGGCACTCAGGGGGGACGGAGGCCGCACTCAGGGAGGACAGGGGGGCGGCCGTTCGGCTGTAAGTTGTTGATAGAACGTCCCTCAAGGGCACAAAGGCCCGGCACGGAG
This portion of the Vicinamibacteria bacterium genome encodes:
- a CDS encoding dihydrolipoamide acetyltransferase family protein, producing the protein PPAAAPVPLTPVSGPRAAPVPPPPAGGRGRVKASPLARAIAARENIPLAAVSGSGPGGRIVKRDIESYAAAGPAPAALAAAGPGPSVVPFPSVAPGQEIPLSNMRKTIAKRLSESKFTAPHFYVTVDVDMGAAVALRDQLLKGENTKISFNDLVIKACAKALPRFPLVNASFMGDRIATHAEVHVGVAVSIPDGLITPVVRNADRKSLLKISQEVRDLAGRARERKLRPEEFTGSTFTISNLGMFDVSEFTAIINPPESAILAVGAVQKVPVVAEDAVRVGHRMKVTLSSDHRVVDGALAAQFLAEVRRLLENPISLFV
- a CDS encoding PilZ domain-containing protein — its product is MAAADEPGERRSSGLPRVPFVRRCAAEFEDTRSASAFLININVLGCYVAMDELPRLGQRLVCRFRLPESENEVAVEGVVAWTNPRQQHPVHSLPPGFGVSFRNLSPANQKWIEAVMRDYAARKSAS
- the selB gene encoding selenocysteine-specific translation elongation factor — encoded protein: MRSFIVGTAGHIDHGKSALVQALTGTDPDRLKEEKERGITIDLGFAHLALAEDVVASFIDVPGHERFVRNMLAGAHGIDAVLLVVAADESVMPQTREHFHICRLLGVPRGLVALTKCDLADADSQALAEMEVRELLAGSFLDGRPIVRVSARTGVGLEGLRGALLELARESPPRVAGGLLRLPVDRVFTLRGFGTVVTGTLVSGTLNVGEEVEILPSGRRARVRGLQIHGEGVETAAAGNRTAVNLAGLEVEDLARGDVLTRPGTLRPTRMLDAELTLLPGEKALADQSRVRVHVASAEALGRVRVLGGGRAEPGRTALVQLRLERPVAAGRGDRLIIRSYSPAVTIGGAQVLDSLPPARRRGGVAPLERLAAAGSPSEAAVRMIGEADTAGIDAPTLAARLTVAAGALGAELSGREDVIALGQDPISFLSRAAMETLSRATLDLLDAFHRENPLKAAMAREELRRRLFMRSPAAAFERVLASLAAGGAVRLLPDAVALARHTVTLSPGEEEGRATLLEAALGAGLAGLEVRALASRTGKDPRLLERVSRVLLGEHLLERVGEGGLVHRDHLESLKTEVRKRWPPGSRLDVGGFKELTGLSRKFVIPLLEYLDRERVTRRAGNDRLVLM
- the rnr gene encoding ribonuclease R — its product is MPLKDRILHVLTVDGKPVSVRELVRRLDLRGEARRGLKDQLRQLIADGEVVQIRGPRIGLPSRMNLVVGRLTCNPAGYGFVIPERSEASPPPRPYRTRSAKSGGSGAGPDRGSGPAGGVRRIEATAKRREAPKDLYVSALNMKEALHGDRVVARVERVTAKGAEGRIIRVLERAQQRLVGRYEEDGRAGGRVVPFDRRILHELFIPPGDNGGAKAGEMVSAEITRPPTATRNPSGRVLQVLGRLQDPGVDLKVVMAKYGLPDAFPEEVEAEAARVPSQVGPADVVGRTDFRPWLTVTVDPETARDHDDAISLDRLPHGHWRLAVHIADVAHYVREGSLLDQEAYLRGTSVYFPDRVVPMLPHPLSSNICSLVEGADRLTQSVVMEIDGKGRVRKAEFHDGVIRSAARMTYQQVQKIVDGEAELRAGFAPLVPLLEGMDELAKLMRARRYERGSLDFDIPEPKLVLNAAGEMTGIVASERLNSMRVIEEFMLAANEAVAERLTGAGVGALFRIHEQPDPQRVEEFCELVASLGYRLPGNLEGVRPEDFQLILRQIEGKPEEKLVSYLLLRTMKLARYHEENLGHFGLATESYAHFTSPIRRYPDLVVHRSLRALRQGRDPAREAQLREALPEMGLHLSEMERRATEAERELTEWKKVRFMADKLGEVFSGYITGVQAFGLFVELDEIYVQGLVHVSSMIDDYYLFNEKAHTLKGENTRKVYRLGDKVEVQLVRVDLERRQLDFALPDALGGRPRSAGGRPTAVRRGRPTEARGGRGRGRARR
- a CDS encoding secretin N-terminal domain-containing protein — protein: MTSLMALVLALAAPGPQPAGEALISLDVKDASVLDIVHLLTEVGGFQAVFDPGISCKLTVKLTEVRWQAALDVSLRSCRLGREEENGILRIAPVERLGEESAARRRLEEEQRLSAPHTVARFRLSYARAQEIAPLLKRFLSVRGDVVYDARTNTLIIVD